In a single window of the Christensenella timonensis genome:
- a CDS encoding CpXC domain-containing protein, with protein MRLYGIITLGATVVIIIACVIAYCVIQRKRHFLCPRCGTRFKVSGLKSFFVSRQGTDRMLTCPHCGISIYMENIHDEDYRKELENEKRTQQTGEGGQTGDREQEEE; from the coding sequence ATGCGGCTTTACGGAATCATTACGCTGGGGGCGACCGTCGTCATTATAATTGCCTGCGTAATCGCGTATTGTGTCATACAAAGAAAACGTCATTTTCTCTGTCCGCGCTGCGGCACGCGCTTTAAGGTATCGGGGCTGAAATCTTTTTTTGTCTCAAGACAGGGGACGGACAGGATGCTGACCTGTCCGCACTGCGGCATAAGCATATATATGGAAAATATTCACGATGAAGATTACCGCAAGGAGCTGGAAAACGAAAAGCGGACACAGCAAACGGGAGAAGGCGGGCAAACAGGGGATCGGGAACAGGAAGAAGAATAG
- a CDS encoding recombinase family protein: MEQVIWGYVRVSTRDQNEDRQMIAMSEFDVPKDHIYMDKMSGKDFKRPAYRKLLKRMKEGHLLVIKSIDRLGRNYDEILEQWRVITKEKKVEVVVLDMPLLDTRQGRDLTGTLIADIVLQLLSYVAQTERENIRQRQAEGIAAAKLRGVKFGRPPKPVPPAFYELRRQWLDREISSRKAASSIGVAQDTFLRWVRIKPEAEGTGGLAAGEC; this comes from the coding sequence ATGGAACAGGTCATTTGGGGTTATGTACGTGTATCGACAAGGGATCAGAACGAAGACAGGCAGATGATCGCGATGAGCGAATTCGACGTGCCGAAGGATCATATTTATATGGATAAGATGAGCGGCAAAGATTTTAAGCGGCCGGCCTACCGCAAGCTGCTGAAGCGGATGAAGGAAGGGCATTTGCTCGTCATCAAAAGCATAGACCGCCTGGGGCGCAACTATGACGAGATATTGGAGCAGTGGCGCGTCATTACCAAGGAAAAAAAGGTGGAAGTCGTGGTGCTGGATATGCCGCTGCTCGATACCCGGCAGGGCAGGGACCTGACGGGTACGCTGATCGCGGATATTGTGCTCCAGCTGCTGTCTTATGTCGCACAGACGGAGCGCGAGAACATCAGGCAGCGGCAGGCGGAAGGCATCGCCGCCGCAAAATTGCGCGGGGTAAAATTCGGACGCCCGCCCAAGCCCGTGCCGCCGGCCTTTTACGAACTGCGCAGGCAATGGCTCGACCGGGAGATCTCGTCCAGGAAAGCGGCGTCGTCGATCGGTGTCGCACAGGATACCTTCCTGCGCTGGGTGCGTATCAAGCCGGAAGCTGAAGGGACAGGCGGACTGGCGGCGGGCGAATGCTAA
- the cobT gene encoding nicotinate-nucleotide--dimethylbenzimidazole phosphoribosyltransferase: MDYSDVLPLNEDAMIAARERIDSLSKPLGSLGKLEEYAVQLAGIRGYMGGSLTKRCVLVFAADNGIYEEGITPVPQEVTPMQTVNIVNGTAGVNALASLAGAEVFVYNVGIAQPIRRKGLIDALVMHGTNNITQEPAMTFSQCKKAIKAGYDAVYAHTDYDVIGLGEMGICNTSTTAAVAAVLLKKPVDKLAGKGAGITDEHYARKIAAIERAIETNNPDPHDVVDVLSKVGGLDIAAMTGAYLACAHYKIPVVIDGFISACAALCAQRLAALSASYMFASHQSEEQGYLPIVKALGLSPALMLNMRLGEGSGCPLMFMILEASLRILEDMGTFEEGSIDASGFVDLRK, translated from the coding sequence ATGGATTATTCTGACGTATTGCCGCTTAACGAAGATGCGATGATCGCCGCCCGCGAGCGGATCGATTCTTTATCCAAACCTTTGGGCAGCCTGGGTAAGCTGGAGGAATACGCCGTACAACTGGCGGGGATCCGTGGGTATATGGGCGGCTCCCTTACCAAGCGGTGCGTGCTTGTATTCGCCGCGGACAACGGGATATACGAGGAAGGCATCACCCCTGTCCCGCAGGAGGTGACCCCTATGCAGACGGTCAACATCGTGAACGGTACAGCCGGCGTCAACGCACTTGCTTCCCTCGCAGGCGCGGAAGTATTTGTCTACAATGTCGGTATCGCGCAGCCGATAAGGCGCAAAGGCCTCATCGACGCACTTGTGATGCACGGTACGAACAACATAACGCAGGAACCCGCAATGACGTTCTCGCAGTGCAAAAAAGCCATCAAAGCCGGATATGACGCGGTATACGCACATACGGATTACGACGTGATCGGCCTTGGGGAGATGGGCATCTGTAATACGTCCACCACTGCCGCCGTTGCGGCCGTACTGCTAAAAAAACCGGTGGATAAGCTCGCCGGCAAGGGCGCGGGCATCACCGATGAACACTATGCACGGAAAATCGCGGCAATCGAACGTGCGATCGAAACCAACAATCCCGACCCGCACGATGTGGTCGACGTACTCTCCAAGGTGGGCGGGCTCGATATCGCCGCCATGACGGGCGCGTACCTTGCATGTGCGCATTATAAGATCCCCGTCGTGATCGACGGTTTTATCTCCGCCTGTGCGGCGCTGTGCGCACAGCGGCTCGCAGCGTTGAGCGCAAGCTATATGTTCGCTTCCCACCAAAGCGAAGAGCAGGGCTATCTGCCGATCGTAAAAGCGCTCGGCCTGTCGCCCGCCCTCATGCTGAATATGCGGCTCGGCGAAGGAAGCGGCTGCCCCCTGATGTTTATGATCCTGGAGGCTTCGCTGCGTATTCTGGAAGACATGGGGACGTTCGAGGAGGGAAGTATCGACGCTTCCGGGTTTGTCGATTTACGGAAATAA
- a CDS encoding glycine--tRNA ligase: MTMEKTMDKIVALAKGRGFVFPGSEIYGGLANSWDYGPLGVEFKNNVKRAWWQKFVQECPYNVGLDAAILMNPETWVASGHVGGFNDPLMDCKSCKERFRADKLIEDYVAENGLNIGPVEAMDKEEMEAFIAEHIVCPSCGKKDFTPIRQFNLMFKTFQGVNEDTAAQIYLRPETAQGIFVNFKNVLRTTRRKMPMGIGQVGKSFRNEITPGNFIFRIREFEQMELEFFCDPKEEFQWFNYWKDYCHNWLLNLGISDDNLKLRDHAPEELSHYSNATTDIEYRFPFGWGELWGIADRTDFDLKAHMNHSGESLEYLDPVTNEKYVPYCIEPSLGADRVALAFLCEAYDEETLENGDTRIVMHLHPALAPFKAAVLPLQKKLSETSDKLFADLSKHLNVDYDLAGSIGKRYRREDEIGTPYCVTVDFESLDDNCVTVRDRDTMEQQRIPMEGVLKFLQDKMEF; this comes from the coding sequence ATCACAATGGAAAAAACAATGGATAAGATCGTAGCGCTCGCCAAAGGGCGCGGCTTCGTATTCCCCGGCTCGGAAATTTACGGCGGGCTGGCGAACTCGTGGGATTACGGCCCGCTGGGCGTTGAATTCAAGAACAACGTCAAGCGCGCATGGTGGCAGAAATTCGTACAGGAGTGTCCATATAACGTGGGCCTTGACGCAGCGATTTTGATGAACCCGGAAACATGGGTCGCATCCGGCCACGTCGGCGGCTTCAACGATCCGCTGATGGACTGCAAGAGCTGTAAGGAACGCTTTCGCGCCGACAAACTGATCGAGGATTATGTCGCGGAAAACGGCCTCAACATCGGCCCCGTGGAGGCGATGGACAAGGAAGAGATGGAAGCCTTTATCGCAGAGCACATTGTGTGCCCGTCGTGCGGCAAAAAAGACTTTACGCCCATCCGCCAGTTCAACCTGATGTTCAAGACATTCCAGGGCGTAAACGAGGATACGGCCGCGCAGATCTACCTGCGCCCCGAGACCGCACAGGGCATCTTCGTCAACTTTAAAAACGTACTGCGTACGACGCGCCGCAAAATGCCCATGGGTATCGGGCAGGTCGGCAAGTCGTTCCGCAATGAGATTACGCCCGGGAATTTTATATTCCGTATCCGCGAATTTGAACAAATGGAATTGGAGTTCTTCTGCGATCCGAAGGAAGAGTTCCAATGGTTCAATTACTGGAAGGATTATTGCCATAATTGGCTGCTGAATTTGGGCATAAGCGACGATAACCTGAAGCTGCGCGACCATGCCCCCGAAGAATTGTCGCACTATTCAAATGCCACGACGGACATCGAATACCGCTTCCCCTTCGGCTGGGGCGAGCTGTGGGGTATTGCCGACCGTACGGATTTTGACTTGAAAGCGCACATGAACCATTCGGGCGAAAGCCTCGAATACCTCGATCCGGTCACCAATGAAAAATATGTACCGTACTGTATCGAGCCGTCGCTGGGTGCGGACCGCGTTGCACTTGCGTTCCTGTGCGAGGCATATGATGAGGAAACTTTGGAAAACGGCGATACGCGTATCGTGATGCACCTGCACCCGGCGCTCGCGCCCTTTAAGGCAGCCGTGCTGCCCCTGCAGAAAAAATTATCGGAAACGTCGGACAAACTGTTTGCCGACCTTTCCAAACACCTGAACGTGGACTACGACCTTGCGGGTTCCATCGGCAAGCGTTACCGCCGCGAAGATGAGATCGGTACGCCGTATTGCGTCACTGTGGACTTCGAGTCTTTAGATGACAATTGCGTCACCGTACGCGACCGCGACACGATGGAGCAGCAGCGCATTCCTATGGAGGGCGTGCTCAAATTCCTGCAGGATAAAATGGAGTTCTAG